One part of the Glycine soja cultivar W05 chromosome 11, ASM419377v2, whole genome shotgun sequence genome encodes these proteins:
- the LOC114376916 gene encoding cytochrome P450 84A1-like has product MDWQSMMGNLDPFQRTILILVPLTLLLLLLLSRTRPRPPYPPGPKGFPIIGNMFMMDQLTHRGLANLAKHYGGIFHLRMGFLHMVAISDPDAARQVLQVQDNIFSNRPATIAISYLTYDRADMAFAHYGPFWRQMRKLCVMKLFSRKRAESWQSVRDEVDSAVRAVANSVGKPVNIGELVFNLTKNIIYRAAFGSSSQEGQDDFIKILQEFSKLFGAFNIADFIPYLGRVDPQGLNSRLARARGALDSFIDKIIDEHVQKKNNYQSSEIGDGETDMVDELLAFYGEEAKLNNESDDNLQNSIRLTKDNIKAIIMDVMFGGTETVASAIEWVMSELMRSPEDQKRVQQELADVVGLDRRVEESDFEKLTYLKCALKETLRLHPPIPLLLHETAEDATVGGYFVPRKARVMINAWAIGRDKNSWEEPETFKPARFLKPGVPDFKGSNFEFIPFGSGRRSCPGMVLGLYALELAVAHLLHCFTWELPDGMKPSEMDMGDVFGLTAPRSTRLIAVPTKRVVCPLF; this is encoded by the exons ATGGATTGGCAAAGCATGATGGGCAACCTGGACCCATTCCAAAGAACAATCTTAATCCTCGTCCCACTAACACTACTCCTGCTGCTGTTACTATCTCGTACCCGTCCAAGACCGCCCTATCCACCAGGCCCTAAGGGCTTCCCAATCATAGGAAACATGTTTATGATGGACCAGCTAACCCACCGCGGTCTCGCCAACCTGGCCAAACACTACGGCGGAATCTTCCACCTTCGCATGGGCTTCCTCCACATGGTCGCCATCTCCGACCCCGATGCCGCGCGACAGGTTCTCCAAGTCCAAGACAACATCTTTTCCAACCGCCCCGCCACCATCGCCATCAGCTACCTCACCTACGACCGCGCCGACATGGCCTTCGCCCACTACGGCCCCTTCTGGCGCCAGATGAGGAAACTCTGCGTCATGAAGCTCTTCAGCCGCAAGCGCGCCGAGTCCTGGCAGTCCGTTCGCGACGAGGTCGACTCCGCCGTCCGCGCCGTCGCCAACAGCGTCGGAAAACCCGTCAACATCGGAGAATTAGTGTTTAACCTCACCAAGAACATCATCTACCGCGCCGCGTTCGGGTCGAGTTCGCAGGAAGGTCAAGACgatttcattaaaatattgcAGGAGTTCTCTAAGCTCTTTGGCGCGTTTAATATTGCGGATTTTATACCCTACCTCGGGCGCGTAGATCCACAAGGTTTGAACTCCAGACTCGCTAGGGCACGTGGCGCGCTCGATAGCTTCATTGATAAGATCATCGACGAGCACGTGCAGAAGAAGAATAATTATCAGAGCAGTGAAATTGGTGATGGTGAAACGGACATGGTGGATGAGTTGCTGGCGTTCTACGGCGAGGAGGCGAAGTTGAACAATGAATCGGACGATAATTTGCAGAACTCTATCAGACTCACTAAGGATAACATCAAGGCTATCATTATG GACGTGATGTTCGGAGGCACGGAAACGGTGGCGTCAGCAATCGAGTGGGTCATGTCGGAGCTGATGAGAAGCCCAGAAGACCAAAAGCGGGTCCAACAAGAGCTGGCGGATGTAGTGGGCCTGGACCGTCGGGTCGAAGAGTCCGATTTCGAGAAACTCACTTATCTCAAATGTGCCCTCAAAGAGACCCTCCGCCTCCACCCTCCGATACCGCTCCTCCTCCACGAGACGGCGGAGGACGCCACCGTCGGCGGCTACTTCGTCCCCAGGAAGGCGCGTGTTATGATCAACGCGTGGGCCATTGGGAGGGACAAGAATTCCTGGGAGGAACCCGAAACTTTTAAGCCCGCCCGGTTCCTTAAACCGGGCGTGCCCGATTTCAAGGGGAGCAACTTCGAGTTCATTCCATTCGGGTCGGGTCGAAGATCCTGCCCCGGAATGGTGTTGGGGCTCTACGCGCTTGAATTGGCGGTGGCTCATCTTCTTCACTGCTTCACGTGGGAATTGCCAGATGGAATGAAACCAAGTGAGATGGACATGGGTGACGTGTTCGGACTCACCGCTCCAAGGTCCACGCGACTCATTGCTGTACCAACCAAGCGCGTGGTGTGCCctctcttttaa
- the LOC114374964 gene encoding zinc finger CCCH domain-containing protein 44-like — translation MEPQLQPKLDPAPEVVSGGGGDSEKSHVSDVTEVRDVDMAQANGACCPSVLKRKRGRPAKGNRVPKGIIPPSRQKQEEEDVCFICFDGGSLVLCDRRGCPKAYHPSCIKRDEAFFRSKAKWNCGWHICSTCGKGSHYLCYTCTYSLCKGCTKKADFVSIRENKGLCGMCKKTIMLIENCAQGDKAACEVDFDDKSSWEYLFKVYWTYLKEKLSLTFDEILQAKNPYKGVARLEASGVAVDVSSLLLSPKMELPINNFVNDKPWHYQDPTGKVQGPFSLLQLYKWDAFGYFPPDLRIWSVDETQDNSIFLTDVLSGKCTNNVSLPNNSQQLSLGTNSTLENKDNGQDGGENENNLSRNENSANHQIVERCEEQKVSDTCTQSNGKDESVRSNGWNSQSPGLTIQADGNNNEGQSGNSERREESPKCEISCHDVPHVYASLPSTVFSEKLNENPSDKLTEVHKIEVKSEDNGNFDLNKISEGRSNSGQSCQKQSDSEENSGLSSGQNWRCPDVTNPVCNISTWLSIFGEPNDLDESVSDLLAEVEAMESLGGLESPTSIMKCGEELTDGSITDCLSFADALSPMLDAGKGDALSSSGDLHLPSQTTTPDDPLKQADVHHHPQKISGEHSTKSSEVESTFSKISWNPTIQYSWDPPNC, via the exons ATGGAACCGCAGCTTCAGCCCAAGCTGGACCCCGCGCCGGAGGTTGTTAGCGGTGGCGGTGGGGATTCGGAGAAGTCGCATGTCAGTGATGTCACCGAGGTTCGCGACGTTGACATGGCGCAGGCAAACGGCGCTTGTTGCCCTTCCGTTTTGAAACGGAAGCGCGGTCGCCCGGCCAAGGGAAACCGCGTTCCGAAAGGGATTATACCGCCGTCGAGGCAGAAACAGGAAGAAGAGGATGTTTGCTTCATATGCTTCGACGGTGGAAGCCTCGTTCTCTGTGATCGCCG GGGATGCCCTAAAGCGTATCATCCCTCGTGTATTAAGCGAGACGAGGCCTTTTTTCGCTCAAAGGCCAAATGGAATTGCG GTTGGCATATATGTAGCACTTGTGGGAAGGGATCACATTATTTGTGCTATACCTGTACCTATTCTTTGTGCAAGGGATGTACAAAAAAGGCTGATTTTGTCTCTATCAGAGAAAATAAAGGTTTATGTGGAATGTGCAAGAAGACTATAATGCTTATAGAGAATTGTGCCCAGGGTGACAAGGCAGCG TGTGAGGTGGATTTTGATGACAAGAGCAGCTGGGAGTATCTTTTCAAGGTGTACTGGACGTATTTGAAGGAGAAGCTATCTTTGACATTTGATGAGATCCTTCAAGCTAAAAATCCGTACAAAG gagttgcaagattagaagcatCTGGTGTTGCGGTGGATGTTTCATCATTACTTCTGTCTCCAAAGATGGAGCTGCCAATCAACAATTTTGTGAATGATAAACCGTGGCATTATCAGGATCCAACAGGGAAGGTTCAAGGACCTTTCTCTTTATTGCAGCTGTATAAGTGGGATGCATTTGGATATTTTCCTCCAGATCTCAGAATATGGAGTGTAGATGAGACACAGGATAACTCTATATTCTTAACTGATGTGCTGAGTGGGAAGTGTACAAATAATGTGTCGCTGCCAAACAACAGCCAACAGCTGTCTTTGGGAACCAATAGTACATtggaaaataaagataatggTCAGGATGGTGGTGAGAATGAGAACAATCTGTCTAGGAATGAAAATTCTGCAAACCATCAAATTGTTGAGCGCTGTGAGGAGCAAAAAGTGTCTGATACTTGTACACAATCTAATGGTAAAGATGAATCTGTTAGGAGCAATGGTTGGAACTCTCAGTCTCCAGGTTTGACTATACAAGCAGATGGGAATAACAATGAGGGGCAAAGTGGAAATTCTGAAAGGAGGGAGGAGTCCCCCAAATGTGAAATTTCTTGTCATGATGTCCCCCATGTATACGCTTCACTGCCTTCAACTGTATTTTCAGAGAAACTGAATGAGAATCCTTCTGATAAATTAACAGAAGTTCATAAGATTGAAGTAAAGTCTGAAGATAATGGAAATTTTGACTTGAACAAAATTTCTGAGGGTCGAAGTAACAGTGGGCAAAGTTGTCAGAAACAATCAGACAGTGAGGAGAATTCAGGGCTATCTTCTGGTCAGAATTGGAGATGCCCTGATGTAACCAATCCAGTGTGTAACATATCTACATGGCTATCAATCTTTGGTGAACCAAATGATTTGGATGAGTCAGTTTCAGATCTGCTGGCTGAAGTGGAGGCAATGGAGTCACTTGGGGGCTTGGAATCTCCCACTTCTATCATGAAATGTGGTGAGGAGTTGACTGACGGTTCTATAACTGATTGTCTTAGTTTTGCAGATGCGCTTAGCCCAATGCTTGACGCAGGTAAGGGTGATGCACTAAGCTCCTCAGGTGATTTACACTTACCATCTCAAACCACAACACCAGATGACCCATTAAAGCAAGCAGATGTACATCATCATCCTCAAAAAATATCTGGGGAGCATTCAACAAAGAGTTCAGAAGTTGAG TCTACTTTCTCTAAGATTAGCTGGAACCCAACCATTCAATATTCCTGGGATCCTCCTAATT GTTGA
- the LOC114373801 gene encoding uncharacterized protein LOC114373801, with translation MNPSEGFCRECRPFAPLPFFLPPNFTCRPNAAFRQHDTRRRKLRFFRSGVLERRKRLLVCSGSTVSIFSTATGSLVSSLEGHTAVVVVPSSTGLSYCWTASVDGTICHWDFSVPECVKIIDLCLPIFSMVVPSILSPREEDGECYCLRVCSRYKRTGQSPQASLWTDQEV, from the exons ATGAACCCTAGTGAGGGGTTTTGCCGTGAGTGCAGACCTTTCGCACCGCTTCCATTCTTTCTCCCTCCCAATTTCACTTGTAGGCCAAACGCAGCGTTTCGGCAGCATGATACGCGGAGGCGAAAACTACGTTTCTTCCGCTCCGGCGTTCTCGAACGACGCAAGCGCCTTCTCGTTTGCAGCGGCTCCACCGTGTCCATCTTCAGCACCGCCACCGGCTCCCTCGTTTCCTCGCTCGAAGGCCACACCGCCGTCGTGGTGGTCCCCTCCTCCACTGGCCTAAGCTACTGCTGGACCGCTTCCGTCGACGGAACCATCTGCCACTGGGACTTCTCCGTTCCCGAATGCGTCAAGATTATCGATCTTTGCTTACCCATCTTCTCTATG gtGGTGCCTTCGATATTGTCTCCGCGGGAAGAAGACGGCGAATGTTATTGCTTACGTGTCTGTTCAAGATATAAACGCACCGGACAATCACCCCAAGCCTCTTTATGGACAGATCAGGAAGTgtaa